One Roseomonas sp. OT10 DNA window includes the following coding sequences:
- the tagF gene encoding type VI secretion system-associated protein TagF, with amino-acid sequence MTPAATGLYGKMPAHGDFVRRGLPAGFVAPWDAWLQSGMAAARAALGEGWEAAWDAAPRWRFALPAGACGPGAVAGLLATSRDSVGRRFPLTLAALRPDERPPGPAWFAALEALAADALAGTVDADALAAALPPPEGEGEEAPGWWTEALEWPLPVLPDSADFTLLLDAPT; translated from the coding sequence CAAGATGCCGGCGCATGGCGATTTCGTGCGCCGCGGCCTGCCGGCGGGGTTCGTGGCGCCCTGGGATGCCTGGCTGCAATCGGGCATGGCGGCCGCCCGCGCGGCCCTGGGCGAGGGGTGGGAGGCGGCCTGGGATGCCGCGCCCCGCTGGCGCTTCGCCCTGCCCGCCGGAGCCTGCGGTCCCGGGGCCGTGGCCGGGCTGCTGGCGACGAGCCGGGATTCCGTGGGCCGCCGCTTCCCCCTGACCCTGGCGGCGCTGCGGCCCGACGAGCGGCCGCCCGGCCCGGCCTGGTTCGCCGCGCTCGAGGCCCTGGCCGCCGATGCCCTGGCCGGGACGGTCGACGCCGATGCGCTCGCCGCCGCCCTGCCGCCGCCGGAGGGCGAGGGCGAGGAGGCGCCGGGCTGGTGGACCGAGGCCCTGGAATGGCCGCTGCCCGTCCTCCCGGACAGCGCGGACTTCACCCTTCTGCTGGACGCCCCGACGTGA